One segment of Candidatus Binatia bacterium DNA contains the following:
- the mdoH gene encoding glucans biosynthesis glucosyltransferase MdoH, translating to MVAARTEEEMATSESGAGAAAMNGHAAESPPPRPPVGSGASTRLLHDWRSAHHRCLDYLLRLGMAEREARPLASEAVARAISREDWQEGADAYSEALRSMRELVVEKLPRDAEAPCPGVDDFTAWRADVAASGGESAAAKKASVVSMPPILRGQMPRAALQRHFFRPRTDRLSADEQAMHERSGHAGEGTNPGEPARRRRSDLPWTRRASRRRRFLMTLVLIPSIIASEFMLDVLPQKGGNALELLIVLFFGALFGWISIGFWTALYGFYTLTRKEERFRITYLADGDSHPPIDARARTAIVMPICEEPVERVFAGLRAIQQSVDRTGSGERFDFFVISDSGDPATGIREEEAWLRWCRETGGFGRIFYRRRRIRLKRKSGNVADFCRRWGRKYRYMIMLDADSIMSGPTLVRLVQLMEKHPTAGMVQTAPTAVYRRSIFGRVQQFAGRLYGPMFTAGLHYWQLGDGQYWGHNTVIRIAPFMEHCGLPPLPGKPPLGGDILSHDFVEAALMGRAGWSLWLAYDLPGSLEETPSSMLEEMKRDRRWCQGNLQHVRLLFTEGLFGAHRALFLNGALSYVSALLWFSFLLLSTAEAIHFALTKPDYFPEGRTLFPQWPVWRPDWALMLLAVTGVILFLPKVLSIVLVFLRRQTRSFGGALRLVVSVPIEIVLSSLFAPIRMIFHTRFVITNLMGRTVGWKSQPREDAETTWKEAITHHGGDTVFACMWAGLLFWLSPHYFWWVMPVVGALILSIPVSVFVSKIDLGDRIRRLGLFVIPEEVEPPRELQELDSQMAGAFEYAASRPAPWRDGFALAVADPLMNAVHRCQLGGPRRVRSQIREARRSALDGVVTAGPASVDVKRRRMILNDPELIEEIHWRLWRCDDDEITRRWGVG from the coding sequence ATGGTGGCCGCCCGCACCGAGGAAGAAATGGCGACGAGCGAATCCGGCGCAGGCGCAGCAGCGATGAACGGCCACGCGGCCGAGTCGCCGCCGCCGCGTCCGCCCGTCGGCTCGGGAGCCTCCACCAGGCTTCTCCACGACTGGCGAAGCGCGCACCATCGCTGCCTCGACTATCTGCTGAGGCTCGGCATGGCCGAGCGCGAAGCACGGCCGCTGGCATCGGAGGCCGTGGCGCGCGCGATCTCCCGTGAAGACTGGCAAGAAGGTGCCGACGCGTATTCCGAAGCGCTGCGCTCGATGCGCGAGCTCGTCGTCGAAAAGCTGCCCCGCGACGCCGAAGCGCCGTGCCCCGGCGTCGACGACTTCACCGCGTGGCGCGCCGACGTCGCCGCGTCGGGCGGCGAGAGCGCAGCGGCGAAAAAGGCATCGGTCGTCTCGATGCCGCCGATCCTTCGGGGACAGATGCCGCGAGCAGCGCTGCAGCGTCACTTCTTCCGTCCCCGCACCGACCGCCTGAGTGCCGACGAACAGGCGATGCACGAACGCAGCGGGCACGCCGGCGAGGGGACAAATCCCGGTGAGCCCGCGCGCCGCCGCCGCAGCGACCTGCCGTGGACGCGACGCGCCAGCCGGCGCCGGCGCTTCCTGATGACGCTCGTGCTGATCCCGAGCATCATCGCGAGCGAGTTCATGCTCGACGTGCTTCCGCAAAAAGGCGGCAACGCGCTCGAGCTGCTGATCGTACTGTTCTTCGGCGCGCTGTTCGGCTGGATCTCGATCGGTTTCTGGACCGCGCTCTACGGTTTCTACACGCTCACTCGCAAGGAAGAACGGTTTCGCATCACGTATCTCGCCGACGGCGATTCTCATCCTCCGATCGACGCTCGAGCGCGCACCGCGATCGTGATGCCGATCTGCGAGGAGCCCGTCGAGCGCGTCTTTGCCGGACTTCGCGCGATCCAGCAATCGGTGGACCGCACCGGCAGCGGCGAGCGTTTCGATTTCTTCGTGATCAGCGACAGCGGCGATCCGGCCACCGGGATCCGCGAAGAGGAAGCGTGGCTGCGGTGGTGCCGCGAAACGGGCGGCTTCGGCCGCATCTTCTACCGGCGCCGCCGCATCCGGCTCAAGCGCAAGAGCGGCAACGTCGCCGACTTCTGCCGCCGCTGGGGCCGCAAGTACCGCTACATGATCATGCTCGACGCCGATTCGATCATGAGCGGGCCGACACTGGTGCGCCTGGTGCAGCTCATGGAGAAGCACCCGACGGCCGGCATGGTGCAGACCGCGCCGACGGCGGTGTACCGGCGCTCGATCTTCGGAAGAGTACAGCAGTTTGCCGGTCGTCTTTACGGACCGATGTTCACCGCGGGGCTGCATTACTGGCAGCTCGGCGACGGCCAGTACTGGGGCCACAACACGGTCATCCGCATCGCCCCGTTCATGGAGCACTGCGGACTGCCGCCGCTTCCCGGCAAGCCTCCGCTCGGCGGCGACATCCTCAGCCACGATTTCGTCGAAGCTGCCCTGATGGGCCGCGCCGGCTGGTCGCTGTGGCTCGCGTACGATCTTCCCGGCAGCCTCGAGGAGACGCCATCGTCGATGCTCGAGGAAATGAAGAGGGACCGGCGCTGGTGCCAGGGCAACCTCCAGCACGTGCGCCTGCTGTTCACCGAAGGCCTGTTCGGCGCCCACCGCGCCTTGTTCCTCAACGGCGCGCTCTCGTACGTGTCGGCGCTGCTGTGGTTCAGCTTCCTTTTGCTGTCGACTGCCGAAGCGATCCATTTCGCGCTCACCAAGCCGGACTACTTCCCCGAAGGCCGCACGCTGTTCCCGCAGTGGCCGGTGTGGAGACCGGACTGGGCGCTGATGCTGCTGGCCGTCACCGGCGTGATCCTGTTCCTGCCCAAGGTGCTCAGCATCGTGCTCGTGTTCCTGCGGCGCCAGACGCGCTCGTTTGGCGGAGCGCTGCGCCTGGTCGTCAGCGTGCCGATCGAAATCGTGCTGTCGAGCCTGTTCGCGCCGATCCGGATGATCTTCCACACGCGTTTCGTCATCACGAACCTGATGGGGCGCACCGTCGGCTGGAAGTCCCAGCCGCGCGAAGATGCCGAGACGACGTGGAAGGAAGCGATCACGCACCACGGCGGGGACACCGTGTTCGCGTGCATGTGGGCGGGGCTGCTGTTCTGGCTCAGCCCTCATTATTTCTGGTGGGTGATGCCCGTCGTCGGCGCGCTGATCCTCTCGATTCCGGTCTCGGTGTTCGTCAGCAAGATCGATCTCGGCGACCGCATCCGCCGCCTCGGCCTGTTCGTGATCCCGGAAGAAGTCGAGCCGCCGCGCGAGCTGCAGGAGCTCGATTCGCAGATGGCCGGCGCGTTCGAATATGCCGCAAGCCGGCCGGCGCCGTGGCGCGACGGTTTTGCGCTGGCCGTCGCCGATCCGCTGATGAACGCAGTGCACCGCTGCCAGCTTGGCGGCCCGAGGAGAGTCCGCTCGCAGATCCGCGAGGCGCGCCGCAGCGCGTTGGACGGTGTCGTTACCGCGGGGCCCGCATCGGTGGACGTCAAGCGACGCAGGATGATCCTGAACGATCCCGAGCTGATCGAAGAGATCCACTGGCGCCTGTGGCGCTGCGACGACGATGAAATCACGCGGCGCTGGGGCGTCGGGTGA
- a CDS encoding gluconate 2-dehydrogenase subunit 3 family protein translates to MPATPPPQLAQLNVIAAAVRAILARTAPPATASRDVVEADVATLVAQQIAAMPTFLRLPYRAGLTCFDALPLLRWGRRFRDLDPPRRDAWITAWDESRIGATHSFVKLIRSCTLLAWFDDPRVTSTSA, encoded by the coding sequence GTGCCTGCGACGCCTCCACCTCAACTTGCCCAGCTCAACGTGATCGCGGCCGCCGTCCGGGCGATTCTCGCGCGCACGGCGCCTCCTGCCACTGCCTCGCGCGACGTCGTCGAGGCTGACGTTGCCACGCTCGTGGCGCAGCAGATCGCGGCGATGCCGACGTTCCTGCGCCTTCCGTACCGCGCCGGCCTGACATGCTTCGACGCGCTTCCGCTGCTGCGCTGGGGTCGTCGCTTTCGCGACCTCGACCCGCCCCGGCGAGACGCGTGGATCACGGCGTGGGACGAGAGTCGCATCGGTGCGACGCATTCGTTCGTCAAGCTCATCCGCAGCTGCACGCTGCTCGCGTGGTTCGACGATCCTCGCGTCACGTCGACGAGCGCATGA
- a CDS encoding GMC family oxidoreductase N-terminal domain-containing protein → MVRRSSRHVDERMSERLRTQALVIGSGAGGAVTAATLAEAGFTVTVLEEGPDVDTSAMATHTPEAMISLYRNAGLTPILGDPAIAFVEGRCVGGSTEINSALFHRLPSQCYSRWKSDVGALDLEQKDLEPYFDRLESALSVSTLPAGQIPASSAVFRRGIEAAGWKYVEVPRCHRGQDTRAHAPGAKQSMQRTFLPRARAAGAEVLSGCRAQRLRHAGGRVTAVEAERTSGGRRTRLEILPDFVVLCCGPIQTPVLLRRSGIKRNVGDRLAIHPMIKAAAVFDDVIDAHESPIPVYQVTEFWPTLTLGGSVFTPGFLAMHLADSWRLRSAVMEQWRHAALFYAQSRAAGLGTVRAIPGLADGAIVRYDVTDADRKNLLTGLGLLAECLLAGGARAVYPSIIGQPVIHDIDHARALAKMDVPVSAMSLTTVHAFSTCPFGENPDRCVVDSRGRVHGFSNLHVHDASVLPDAPGVNPQGPTMALAARNSEHLAESRRTRSSGARAHEPEHADVLVTGTPGWLGTRLVEALVRGLPDDPRFRQPLRDRRIRCLVQGGTDVAPLVALGDQLDVVVGDLTDRDSLAGFCRNAEGALLLHSAGLIHPARRTADFETVNVNGTKNLLAAAVAAGIRRCVAVSSNSPLGLNPSPSHRFDEESSLHPYLGYGRSKARMEALVAEAHERHGLETVIIRPPWFYGPNQPARQTLFFTLIKQGRFPILGDGLQQRSMAYVDNTCQGLLLAAQTPSANGRTYWIADERPYTVNEIVDTVEQVLEQEFGIACSHRRTRLPAIVGAVARTVDSWIQGAGLYEQKIHVLGEMGATIACTIERARRELGYEPKIALREGMTRSIRWCLAQGQVI, encoded by the coding sequence GTGGTTCGACGATCCTCGCGTCACGTCGACGAGCGCATGAGCGAGCGGCTGCGAACCCAGGCCCTCGTGATCGGATCGGGAGCGGGCGGCGCGGTGACTGCGGCGACTCTCGCCGAGGCCGGCTTCACCGTGACCGTCCTCGAGGAAGGGCCGGACGTCGACACGTCGGCGATGGCCACGCACACGCCGGAGGCGATGATCTCGCTGTATCGCAACGCCGGCCTGACTCCGATCCTTGGCGACCCCGCCATCGCGTTCGTCGAGGGCCGATGCGTCGGCGGCTCGACCGAGATCAACAGCGCGTTGTTCCACCGCCTGCCGTCGCAGTGTTATTCGCGGTGGAAGTCCGATGTCGGAGCGCTCGACCTCGAACAGAAAGACCTCGAGCCGTATTTCGACCGTCTCGAGAGCGCCCTGTCCGTCTCCACGCTGCCAGCGGGACAGATCCCTGCGAGCTCGGCGGTGTTCCGGCGCGGAATCGAGGCTGCCGGCTGGAAGTACGTCGAGGTGCCGCGCTGTCATCGCGGCCAAGACACCCGCGCGCACGCGCCAGGTGCCAAGCAGTCGATGCAGAGAACGTTCCTGCCGCGCGCCCGCGCGGCAGGCGCCGAAGTGCTCTCCGGATGCCGCGCGCAGCGCCTGCGTCACGCAGGCGGCCGCGTGACGGCCGTCGAAGCGGAGCGAACCTCAGGTGGGCGGCGCACCAGGCTCGAGATCCTGCCCGATTTCGTCGTGCTTTGCTGCGGCCCGATCCAGACGCCCGTGCTGCTGCGGCGAAGCGGCATCAAACGCAACGTCGGCGACCGCCTCGCGATCCATCCGATGATCAAGGCCGCTGCCGTGTTCGATGACGTCATCGATGCGCACGAGTCTCCGATTCCGGTCTACCAGGTCACTGAGTTCTGGCCCACGCTCACCCTCGGCGGCTCGGTGTTCACGCCCGGGTTCCTCGCGATGCACCTGGCCGATTCGTGGAGGCTGCGCAGCGCGGTGATGGAGCAGTGGCGCCACGCGGCTTTGTTTTACGCGCAGAGCCGCGCAGCCGGGCTTGGCACCGTGCGCGCGATTCCGGGGCTGGCCGACGGGGCCATCGTCCGTTACGACGTCACGGACGCCGACCGGAAAAACCTGCTGACCGGGCTCGGGCTTCTCGCCGAGTGCCTGCTTGCGGGCGGCGCACGCGCTGTCTACCCGTCGATCATCGGACAGCCGGTGATTCACGACATCGATCACGCGCGGGCACTGGCGAAGATGGACGTGCCGGTATCCGCGATGAGCCTTACCACGGTGCATGCCTTCAGCACCTGTCCTTTCGGCGAGAACCCGGACCGCTGCGTCGTCGACTCCCGCGGTCGCGTGCACGGATTTTCGAACCTGCACGTGCACGACGCGAGCGTCCTGCCCGACGCACCGGGCGTCAATCCGCAGGGCCCGACGATGGCGCTCGCGGCGCGCAACAGTGAGCACCTGGCCGAAAGCCGCAGGACGCGAAGCTCCGGCGCACGCGCGCACGAGCCGGAGCACGCGGACGTGCTCGTCACCGGCACGCCAGGCTGGCTCGGTACACGCCTGGTGGAAGCACTGGTTCGAGGGCTGCCCGACGATCCGCGCTTCCGGCAACCGCTGCGCGATCGCCGCATCCGCTGCCTCGTCCAGGGCGGCACCGATGTCGCGCCGCTCGTCGCGCTCGGCGACCAGCTCGACGTTGTCGTCGGAGACCTTACCGACCGCGACTCGCTTGCCGGGTTCTGCCGCAACGCCGAAGGAGCCCTGCTCTTGCACAGCGCAGGGCTGATCCATCCGGCGCGCCGCACGGCCGATTTCGAGACGGTCAACGTCAACGGGACGAAGAATCTGCTCGCGGCAGCGGTGGCGGCCGGAATTCGCCGCTGCGTTGCCGTTTCGTCGAACTCGCCGCTCGGGCTCAATCCGTCTCCCTCGCACCGGTTCGACGAAGAATCCTCGCTCCATCCCTATCTCGGCTACGGGCGCTCCAAGGCCAGGATGGAAGCTCTCGTCGCCGAGGCCCACGAGCGGCACGGACTGGAGACGGTGATCATCCGGCCTCCGTGGTTCTACGGTCCGAACCAGCCCGCGCGCCAGACGCTGTTCTTCACCTTGATCAAGCAGGGTCGCTTCCCGATACTGGGCGACGGGCTGCAACAGCGCTCCATGGCCTACGTCGACAACACCTGCCAGGGCCTGCTGCTCGCCGCGCAAACGCCGTCGGCGAACGGAAGGACCTACTGGATCGCCGACGAGCGTCCGTACACCGTGAATGAGATCGTCGATACAGTAGAGCAGGTGCTCGAACAGGAGTTCGGGATCGCCTGTTCCCACCGCCGCACGCGGCTGCCGGCCATCGTTGGTGCGGTCGCCAGGACGGTGGACTCGTGGATCCAGGGCGCGGGCCTGTACGAGCAGAAGATCCACGTGCTCGGAGAAATGGGCGCGACCATCGCGTGCACGATCGAGCGCGCCCGCCGCGAGCTCGGCTACGAACCGAAGATCGCCCTGCGGGAAGGAATGACCCGCTCGATCCGCTGGTGCCTTGCCCAGGGGCAGGTGATCTGA
- a CDS encoding NAD-dependent epimerase/dehydratase family protein — MARALVTGGSGYFGTLLRDRLCQQGYDVRIFDLLDADDRPSSVEYLQGDIRDLAAVKNACEGIDVVYHNVAQVPLAKDRHLFDSVNLGGTQNLVDAAAHTGVRRVVHTSSSAVFGRPERNPVDEDTEPRPLEAYGRAKLDAERVVTDAARSGKVDAAIVRPRTILGHGRLGIFQILFDWVEEGRKVPVLGRGDNVYQFVHADDLADACILVGARSGFGIYHCGAARFGTMRETLETLCRHANTGSRVISLPMGLAKLAMKITGTLGLSPLGPYHWLMYGESLYFDIRRARSELGWEPRWSNSEMIIESYEWYRAHKRQVLAATGRSAHRSALRQGVLGVIKRGL; from the coding sequence ATGGCACGCGCGCTCGTCACCGGCGGCTCGGGATACTTCGGAACGCTGCTTCGCGATCGTCTTTGCCAGCAAGGCTACGACGTGCGGATCTTCGACCTGCTCGATGCCGACGACCGGCCTTCGTCGGTCGAGTACCTGCAGGGCGACATCCGCGACCTGGCAGCGGTCAAAAACGCTTGCGAAGGAATCGACGTCGTCTACCACAACGTTGCCCAGGTTCCGCTGGCCAAGGACCGGCACCTGTTCGATTCGGTGAACCTCGGCGGCACGCAGAATCTCGTCGATGCCGCTGCGCACACGGGCGTTCGCAGGGTGGTGCACACCTCCTCGAGCGCAGTGTTCGGAAGGCCGGAGCGAAACCCGGTGGACGAAGACACCGAGCCGCGGCCGCTGGAGGCGTACGGACGAGCCAAGCTCGACGCCGAGCGCGTGGTCACGGACGCGGCCCGCAGCGGCAAGGTGGATGCGGCAATCGTGCGTCCGCGTACGATCCTCGGCCACGGGCGGCTCGGCATCTTCCAGATCCTGTTCGACTGGGTAGAAGAAGGTCGCAAGGTGCCGGTCCTCGGCCGCGGCGACAACGTCTACCAGTTCGTGCACGCCGACGACCTGGCCGACGCGTGCATCCTCGTCGGCGCCCGCAGCGGTTTCGGCATCTACCACTGCGGTGCCGCGCGTTTCGGAACCATGCGCGAGACGCTCGAGACACTGTGCCGTCACGCGAATACCGGCAGCCGCGTCATCTCGCTTCCGATGGGGCTTGCGAAGCTGGCAATGAAGATCACCGGCACGCTCGGGCTGTCGCCGCTCGGGCCCTACCACTGGCTGATGTACGGGGAGAGTCTGTACTTCGACATCCGTCGCGCAAGGAGCGAGCTCGGCTGGGAGCCGCGCTGGTCCAACTCGGAGATGATCATCGAGTCGTACGAATGGTACCGCGCGCACAAGCGCCAGGTGCTGGCGGCAACCGGCCGCTCCGCGCATCGCTCGGCGCTTCGCCAGGGCGTGCTCGGCGTCATCAAGCGCGGACTGTGA
- a CDS encoding decaprenyl-phosphate phosphoribosyltransferase — protein MEAAVPDDGSARVPARNGSLAVTVFRLLRVDHWLKNGFTFAGVLFSGRFLDPSSIMAAASAFALFSAAGSAVYIQNDITDLDSDRRHPTKRNRPIAAGVVPLPVARVVQVALLAVSLGLALRLDPRIFELIAAYVVLNVSYSLWLKHVVIVDVMVIAVGFVLRVVAGCVVIDIAPSQWIVLCAFMLALYLGFGKRRQELVLMQDRADYRRPVLDDYGLRFLDQLMVIVSAVTIVCYILFTMWPDTIARHGTANLVYTVPFVMYGMFRFDWLVHHRKGGDPTRALLTDPHLIATVVLWALVAGMILGPGWRGEPLPPP, from the coding sequence GTGGAGGCAGCGGTGCCCGACGACGGTAGTGCGCGCGTACCGGCACGCAACGGATCACTCGCCGTCACGGTGTTCCGGCTCCTGCGCGTGGACCACTGGCTGAAGAACGGGTTCACGTTCGCCGGCGTGCTCTTCAGCGGCCGCTTCCTCGATCCGTCGAGCATCATGGCCGCAGCCTCCGCCTTCGCGCTGTTCTCGGCGGCAGGCAGCGCCGTCTACATTCAGAACGACATCACGGACCTGGATTCGGATCGTCGCCATCCGACCAAGCGCAATCGTCCGATCGCCGCCGGCGTCGTGCCGCTGCCGGTCGCGCGCGTCGTGCAGGTCGCGCTTCTTGCCGTGTCGCTCGGCCTGGCGCTGCGGCTCGACCCGAGGATCTTCGAGCTCATCGCGGCGTACGTGGTTCTCAACGTCTCGTACAGCCTGTGGCTGAAGCACGTCGTCATCGTCGACGTGATGGTGATCGCGGTCGGATTCGTGCTTCGCGTCGTTGCCGGCTGCGTCGTCATCGACATCGCGCCGTCGCAGTGGATCGTGCTGTGCGCGTTCATGCTCGCGCTGTACCTCGGTTTCGGCAAGCGGCGCCAGGAGCTGGTCCTCATGCAGGACCGCGCCGACTACCGCCGCCCGGTGCTCGACGACTACGGACTGCGTTTCCTCGACCAGCTGATGGTCATCGTCAGCGCCGTGACGATCGTCTGCTACATCCTGTTCACGATGTGGCCCGACACCATCGCCCGTCACGGCACGGCCAATCTCGTCTATACCGTCCCGTTCGTGATGTACGGAATGTTCCGCTTCGACTGGCTGGTGCATCACCGCAAAGGCGGCGATCCGACCCGGGCCCTGCTGACCGATCCGCACTTGATCGCGACCGTGGTGCTGTGGGCGCTGGTCGCAGGAATGATCCTCGGTCCGGGCTGGCGCGGGGAACCGCTGCCGCCGCCGTGA
- a CDS encoding YfhO family protein, whose translation MLSMPFSVHCARRGNLAAVCAFVLAGVLYLLLVVLPQASNSPVGASYDIYNATMPNQMYLSRALARGFGALWISDQNCGQPFLPVSLLGPFYPLSWLMLLGADRGAMLFLIVTLQFATAGVGAYALCRMSGASTVAAIAGGLTFQLCGTTVSNGLWVPTAVMGPYALMPAAWAALEYLIERPTIQRAALLAILITIQALGGYPQIVLFTYEILGLRLLLALVTLPADMRWKVLGWSLVAMSLPALLAAVYLLPAGEFAAMSIRARHLSAAEFVMFLNETWANFRLDAGTTVVEYVPPYTIVGCMLAACVLGRVRHRPLATFYFAVAVLFAMLPWDTVLREAYLSLPVAGSFRGPMRFLWVSTAALSVAVACGIDIIAGSAGQSRRVRLAIALAAVAGVLVFLAIHDLPLSTAETALATGALAVVAIALGSGRCAPLAAPLLLVLATINLALSHKPFFHLLPDTSELTRRSATYEALRERMTPQDRFVSVGVHLDYSNADKAATIFDLPSISDYEPQTSQRYAELIYYLAAKRKLTSIGDFYFGWVALPGARNLFDLLATRYVLWDPQSEHPLNMNGLVEIGRSEGLILYENPQALARAFFVPTLEIAPDGIETIQRLNDSSFDPTAAALVSEAPADGFVGETPPAEGIARIVSDRSEELTVDVDSIGEGFLFVSDQLYPGWTATVNGAPAPILRANYAFRAVHVPTGASVVVMRYRPWSLIIGAVVSTVAAAGLAVALLVARRRRKSAARAQPRPEAIAAG comes from the coding sequence ATGCTGTCCATGCCGTTCTCCGTGCACTGCGCGCGTCGCGGAAATCTTGCGGCTGTCTGCGCCTTCGTGCTGGCGGGCGTGCTGTATCTGCTGCTCGTCGTCCTGCCGCAGGCGTCGAACTCTCCGGTCGGCGCTTCGTACGACATCTACAACGCGACGATGCCGAACCAGATGTACCTTTCGAGGGCGCTGGCACGCGGCTTCGGCGCGCTCTGGATCAGCGACCAGAACTGCGGCCAGCCGTTTCTGCCGGTCTCCCTCCTCGGCCCGTTCTACCCGCTGAGCTGGCTCATGCTCCTCGGCGCAGACCGCGGCGCCATGCTGTTCCTGATCGTCACGTTGCAGTTCGCCACCGCCGGCGTCGGCGCCTACGCGCTATGCCGCATGAGCGGAGCCAGCACGGTTGCCGCGATCGCAGGCGGACTGACGTTCCAGTTGTGCGGGACGACCGTGAGCAATGGGCTTTGGGTACCGACTGCAGTCATGGGCCCTTACGCCCTGATGCCCGCGGCCTGGGCCGCGCTGGAGTACCTGATCGAACGACCGACGATTCAGCGCGCCGCACTGCTCGCGATCCTGATCACCATCCAGGCCCTTGGCGGTTATCCCCAGATCGTGCTGTTCACGTACGAAATCCTCGGCCTGCGGCTGCTGCTCGCGCTGGTGACGCTGCCCGCCGATATGCGCTGGAAGGTGCTCGGGTGGTCGCTGGTCGCGATGTCCCTGCCAGCGCTTCTTGCGGCGGTGTACCTGCTGCCGGCCGGCGAATTCGCCGCGATGTCGATTCGCGCCAGGCACCTTTCGGCCGCAGAGTTCGTGATGTTCCTGAATGAGACCTGGGCCAACTTCCGCCTGGATGCGGGCACCACGGTGGTGGAGTACGTCCCGCCGTACACGATCGTCGGATGCATGCTCGCGGCATGCGTGCTCGGCCGCGTACGCCATCGACCTCTGGCGACGTTCTATTTCGCTGTTGCCGTCCTGTTCGCCATGCTGCCGTGGGACACCGTGTTGCGCGAGGCATACCTCAGCCTTCCGGTGGCCGGCTCCTTTCGCGGCCCGATGCGATTCCTCTGGGTGAGCACGGCAGCACTCTCGGTCGCCGTCGCGTGCGGAATCGACATCATCGCGGGATCGGCCGGCCAGAGCCGCCGCGTGCGGCTGGCGATTGCACTCGCGGCGGTCGCCGGAGTTCTCGTATTCCTGGCGATTCACGATCTTCCGTTGTCGACCGCGGAGACAGCGTTGGCGACCGGTGCGCTCGCCGTGGTCGCGATCGCGCTTGGATCGGGCCGGTGCGCCCCCTTGGCGGCACCGTTGCTGCTGGTGCTGGCGACCATCAACCTTGCGCTCTCCCACAAACCGTTCTTCCACCTGCTCCCGGACACCAGCGAGCTCACGCGCCGCAGCGCCACTTACGAGGCCCTGCGCGAGCGGATGACGCCGCAGGATCGCTTCGTCAGCGTCGGTGTCCACCTCGACTACTCCAACGCCGACAAGGCCGCGACCATTTTTGACCTGCCGTCGATCAGCGACTACGAGCCGCAGACCTCGCAGCGTTACGCCGAGCTCATTTATTACCTCGCGGCGAAAAGGAAGCTGACGTCGATCGGCGATTTCTACTTCGGCTGGGTTGCGCTTCCGGGTGCCCGAAACCTGTTCGACCTGCTCGCGACCCGCTACGTGCTCTGGGATCCGCAGTCGGAGCATCCGCTCAACATGAATGGCCTGGTCGAGATCGGCCGCAGCGAGGGACTGATCCTGTACGAGAATCCCCAGGCCCTTGCGCGGGCGTTCTTCGTGCCGACTCTCGAAATCGCGCCCGACGGCATCGAGACGATCCAGCGACTGAACGATTCGAGCTTCGATCCGACGGCCGCGGCGCTGGTGTCCGAAGCACCGGCCGATGGTTTCGTCGGCGAGACGCCGCCCGCCGAAGGCATTGCGCGCATCGTGTCGGATCGTTCCGAGGAATTGACAGTGGACGTCGACTCGATCGGCGAGGGGTTCCTGTTCGTTTCCGACCAGCTCTACCCGGGATGGACTGCGACGGTCAACGGCGCTCCGGCACCGATTTTGCGGGCCAACTACGCCTTTCGTGCCGTCCATGTTCCCACGGGTGCCTCGGTCGTCGTCATGCGCTACCGCCCGTGGAGCCTCATCATCGGCGCCGTCGTTTCCACCGTCGCAGCTGCCGGACTGGCCGTCGCGCTGCTGGTCGCGCGGCGCCGTCGCAAATCGGCAGCGCGCGCGCAGCCCCGCCCCGAGGCGATCGCAGCAGGCTGA